A genomic window from Phocoena sinus isolate mPhoSin1 chromosome 20, mPhoSin1.pri, whole genome shotgun sequence includes:
- the ITGA3 gene encoding integrin alpha-3 isoform X1, which translates to MGPGPSRAARVLRPMFCALALMVAASDRVASAFNLDTRFLVVKEAGNPGSLFGYSVALHRQTERQQRYLLLAGAPRDLAVPDGYTNQTGAVYLCPLTAHKNDCERMDIAEKSDPDHHIIEDMWLGVTVASQGPAGRVLVCAHRYTQVLWSGSEDQRRMVGKCYVRGNDLELDPSDDWQTYHNEMCNSNTDYLETGMCQLGASGGFTQNTVYFGAPGAYNWKGNSYMIQRKDWDLSEYSYKDPADQGNLYIGYTMQVGSAVLHPTSTTIVTGAPRHQHVGAVFLLSQEAGGDLRRRQVLEGRQVGAYFGSAIALADLNNDGWQDLLVGAPYYFERKEEVGGAIYVFMNQAGTSFPAHPSLLLHGPSRSAFGFSVASIGDINQDGFQDVAVGAPFEGLGKVYIYHGSSRGLLRQPQQVIHGEKLGLPGLATFGYSLSGQMDVDENLYPDLLVGSLSDHIVLLRARPVINILHRTLVARPSVLDPALCTTTSCVQVELCFAYNQSAGDPNYRRNITLAYTLEADRDRRPPRLRFARSQSAIFHGFFSMPEMRCQTLELLLMDNVRDKLRPIIISMNYSLPLRMPERPRLGLRSLDAYPVLNPAQALENHTEVQFQKECGPDNKCDSNLQMQAAFVSELGQRLSRLPYSRDFRKLLLSLNLTNTPSRERAGEDAHEALLTLAVPPALLLSSVRPPGACQANETMTIVCELGNPFKRNQRMELLIAFEVIGVTLHTRELQAQLQLSTSSHQDDLWPITLTLLVDYTLQASLSMVSHRLQSFFGGTVMGESGMKTVEDVGSPLKYEFQVGPVGEGLAALGTLILGLEWPYEVSNGKWLLYPTEITVHGSGSWHCRPPGDLVNPLNLTLSVPGDRPPSPQRRRRQLDPGGGQGPLPVTLAAAKKAKSEIQLSCGGDHTRCVWLECRIPDAPVITNVTVQARVWNSTFIEDYKDFDRVRVASWATLFLRTSVPTINMENKTVRFSVDIDSELVEELPAEIELWLVLVAVSAGLLLLGLVILLLWKCDFFKRTRYYRIMPKYHGVRIREEERYPPPGSTLPTKKHWVTSWQTRDRYY; encoded by the exons GCTCCTGGCTGGTGCCCCCCGGGACCTTGCTGTGCCTGATGGCTATACCAACCAGACCGGTGCTGTGTACCTGTGCCCACTCACTGCCCACAAGAACGACTGTGAACGGATGGACATTGCAGAGAAAA GTGACCCTGACCATCACATTATAGAGGACATGTGGCTCGGGGTGACTGTGGCCAGCCAGGGCCCTGCGGGCAGAGTCCTG GTCTGTGCCCACCGCTACACCCAGGTGTTGTGGTCGGGGTCGGAGGACCAGCGGCGCATGGTGGGCAAGTGCTATGTGAGGGGCAACGACCTGGAGCTGGACCCCAGCGATGACTGGCAGACCTACCACAACGAGATGTGCAACAGTAACACGGACTACCTGGAGACCGGCATGTGTCAGCTGGGCGCCAGCGGCGGCTTCACCCAAAACACTGTGTACTTTGGCGCTCCTGGTGCCTACAACTGGAAAG GAAACAGCTACATGATTCAGCGGAAGGACTGGGATTTATCCGAATATAGTTACAAGGACCCAGCGGACCAAGGCAACCTCTACATTG GCTACACGATGCAGGTGGGCAGTGCCGTCCTGCACCCTACGAGCACCACCATTGTGACGGGTGCCCCTCGGCACCAACATGTGGGCGCTGTCTTTTTGCTGAGCCAGGAGGCGGGTGGAGACCTGCGGAGGAGGCAGGTGCTGGAGGGCAGGCAGGTGGGCGCCTATTTTGGCAGTGCCATTGCCCTGGCAGACCTGAACAATGATGG GTGGCAGGACCTCCTGGTGGGTGCCCCCTATTACTTTGAGCGGAAAGAGGAGGTAGGGGGTGCCATTTATGTCTTCATGAACCAGGCAGGCACCTCCTTCCCggcccacccctccctccttcttcacGGCCCCAGTCGCTCTGCCTTTGGCTTCTCCGTGGCAAGCATCGGTGACATCAACCAGGATGGATTCCAGG ACGTTGCTGTGGGAGCCCCTTTCGAGGGCTTGGGCAAAGTGTAcatctaccacggcagctccagGGGGCTCCTCAGACAGCCCCAGCAG gtAATACACGGAGAGAAGCTGGGACTGCCTGGCTTGGCCACCTTCGGCTACTCCCTGAGTGGGCAGATGGATGTGGATGAGAACCTCTACCCAGACCTGCTGGTGGGGAGCCTGTCAGACCATATCGTGCTGCTGCG GGCCCGGCCTGTCATCAACATTCTCCACAGGACCTTGGTGGCCAGGCCATCTGTACTGGACCCTGCACTCTGCACAACCACCTCCTG CGTGCAGGTGGAGCTGTGCTTTGCTTACAACCAGAGTGCCGGGGACCCCAACTACAGGCGGAACATCA CCCTGGCCTACACTCTGGAGGCCGACCGGGACCGCCGCCCACCCCGGCTCCGCTTTGCACGCAGTCAGTCAGCTATCTTCCATGGCTTCTTCTCCATGCCCGAGATGCGCTGCCAGACGCTGGAGCTGCTCCTGATG GACAACGTCCGTGACAAACTCCGACCCATCATCATCTCCATGAACTACTCTTTACCTTTGCGGATGCCTGAGCGCCCCCGACTGGGGCTTCGGTCCCTGGACGCCTACCCGGTCCTCAACCCGGCGCAGGCTCTGGAGAACCACACGGAG GTCCAGTTCCAGAAGGAGTGCGGGCCGGACAACAAGTGCGACAGCAACTTGCAGATGCAGGCGGCCTTCGTGTCTGAGCTGGGGCAGCGGCTGAGCAG GCTCCCGTACAGTAGAGACTTCCGAAAACTGCTGCTGAGCCTCAACTTGACCAACACCCCAAGCCGGGAGCGGGCTGGGGAAGACGCCCACGAGGCGCTGCTCACCCTGGCGGTGCCTCCCGCCCTGCTGCTGTCCTCAGTGCGCCCC CCTGGAGCTTGCCAAGCCAACGAGACCATGACCATCGTTTGCGAGCTGGGGAACCCCTTCAAACGGAACCAGAGG ATGGAGCTGCTCATTGCCTTCGAGGTCATTGGGGTGACCCTGCACACAAGGGAACTCCAGGCACAGCTGCAGCTCTCCAC GTCAAGTCACCAGGATGACCTGTGGCCCATAACCCTGACTCTGCTGGTGGACTACACACTCCAGGCCTCGCTCAGCAT GGTGAGTCACCGGCTACAAAGCTTCTTTGGGGGGACAGTGATGGGTGAGTCTGGCATGAAAACTGTGGAGGATGTGGGAAGCCCTCTCAAGTATGAGTTCCAG GTGGGCCCAGTGGGGGAAGGGCTGGCAGCCCTTGGTACCCTGATCCTGGGGCTGGAGTGGCCCTATGAAGTCAGCAATGGCAAGTGGCTGCTATACCCCACGGAGATCACGGTCCACGGCAGTGGGTCCTGGCACTGCCGGCCACCTGGAGACCTTGTCAACCCTCTCAACCTCACTCTCTCT GTTCCTGGGGACAGGCCGCCATCTCCACAACGCAGGCGGCGACAACTGGACCCCGGGGGAGGCCAGGGCCCCCTGCcggtcactctggctgctgccAAGAAAGCCAAGTCTGAGATCCAGCTG AGCTGTGGCGGTGACCACACCCGCTGTGTGTGGCTGGAGTGCCGGATTCCTGATGCCCCCGTCATCACCAACGTGACAGTGCAGGCACGAGTGTGGAACAGCACCTTCATCGAG GATTACAAAGACTTTGACCGAGTCAGGGTAGCCAGCTGGGCCACCCTGTTCCTCCGAACCAGCGTCCCCACCATCAACATGGAGAACAAGACGGTGCGG TTCTCCGTGGACATTGACTCTGAGCTGGTGGAGGAGCTGCCAGCTGAGATCGAGCTGTGGCTGGTGCTTGTGGCTGTGAGTGCcgggctgctgctgctggggctgGTTATCCTCTTGCTGTGGAAG TGTGACTTCTTTAAGCGGACCCGCTATTACCGGATCATGCCCAAGTACCACGGGGTGCGGATCCGGGAGGAGGAGCGCTACCCACCTCCAGGGAGCACCCTGCCCACCAAGAAGCACTGGGTGACCAGCTGGCAGACTCGCGACCGATACTACTGA
- the ITGA3 gene encoding integrin alpha-3 isoform X3, with protein sequence MGPGPSRAARVLRPMFCALALMVAASDRVASAFNLDTRFLVVKEAGNPGSLFGYSVALHRQTERQQRYLLLAGAPRDLAVPDGYTNQTGAVYLCPLTAHKNDCERMDIAEKSDPDHHIIEDMWLGVTVASQGPAGRVLVCAHRYTQVLWSGSEDQRRMVGKCYVRGNDLELDPSDDWQTYHNEMCNSNTDYLETGMCQLGASGGFTQNTVYFGAPGAYNWKGNSYMIQRKDWDLSEYSYKDPADQGNLYIGYTMQVGSAVLHPTSTTIVTGAPRHQHVGAVFLLSQEAGGDLRRRQVLEGRQVGAYFGSAIALADLNNDGWQDLLVGAPYYFERKEEVGGAIYVFMNQAGTSFPAHPSLLLHGPSRSAFGFSVASIGDINQDGFQDVAVGAPFEGLGKVYIYHGSSRGLLRQPQQVIHGEKLGLPGLATFGYSLSGQMDVDENLYPDLLVGSLSDHIVLLRARPVINILHRTLVARPSVLDPALCTTTSCVQVELCFAYNQSAGDPNYRRNITLAYTLEADRDRRPPRLRFARSQSAIFHGFFSMPEMRCQTLELLLMDNVRDKLRPIIISMNYSLPLRMPERPRLGLRSLDAYPVLNPAQALENHTEVQFQKECGPDNKCDSNLQMQAAFVSELGQRLSRLPYSRDFRKLLLSLNLTNTPSRERAGEDAHEALLTLAVPPALLLSSVRPPGACQANETMTIVCELGNPFKRNQRMELLIAFEVIGVTLHTRELQAQLQLSTSSHQDDLWPITLTLLVDYTLQASLSMVSHRLQSFFGGTVMGESGMKTVEDVGSPLKYEFQVGPVGEGLAALGTLILGLEWPYEVSNGKWLLYPTEITVHGSGSWHCRPPGDLVNPLNLTLSVPGDRPPSPQRRRRQLDPGGGQGPLPVTLAAAKKAKSEIQLSCGGDHTRCVWLECRIPDAPVITNVTVQARVWNSTFIEDYKDFDRVRVASWATLFLRTSVPTINMENKTVRFSVDIDSELVEELPAEIELWLVLVACGFFKRARTRALYEAKRQKAEMKSQPSETERLTDDY encoded by the exons GCTCCTGGCTGGTGCCCCCCGGGACCTTGCTGTGCCTGATGGCTATACCAACCAGACCGGTGCTGTGTACCTGTGCCCACTCACTGCCCACAAGAACGACTGTGAACGGATGGACATTGCAGAGAAAA GTGACCCTGACCATCACATTATAGAGGACATGTGGCTCGGGGTGACTGTGGCCAGCCAGGGCCCTGCGGGCAGAGTCCTG GTCTGTGCCCACCGCTACACCCAGGTGTTGTGGTCGGGGTCGGAGGACCAGCGGCGCATGGTGGGCAAGTGCTATGTGAGGGGCAACGACCTGGAGCTGGACCCCAGCGATGACTGGCAGACCTACCACAACGAGATGTGCAACAGTAACACGGACTACCTGGAGACCGGCATGTGTCAGCTGGGCGCCAGCGGCGGCTTCACCCAAAACACTGTGTACTTTGGCGCTCCTGGTGCCTACAACTGGAAAG GAAACAGCTACATGATTCAGCGGAAGGACTGGGATTTATCCGAATATAGTTACAAGGACCCAGCGGACCAAGGCAACCTCTACATTG GCTACACGATGCAGGTGGGCAGTGCCGTCCTGCACCCTACGAGCACCACCATTGTGACGGGTGCCCCTCGGCACCAACATGTGGGCGCTGTCTTTTTGCTGAGCCAGGAGGCGGGTGGAGACCTGCGGAGGAGGCAGGTGCTGGAGGGCAGGCAGGTGGGCGCCTATTTTGGCAGTGCCATTGCCCTGGCAGACCTGAACAATGATGG GTGGCAGGACCTCCTGGTGGGTGCCCCCTATTACTTTGAGCGGAAAGAGGAGGTAGGGGGTGCCATTTATGTCTTCATGAACCAGGCAGGCACCTCCTTCCCggcccacccctccctccttcttcacGGCCCCAGTCGCTCTGCCTTTGGCTTCTCCGTGGCAAGCATCGGTGACATCAACCAGGATGGATTCCAGG ACGTTGCTGTGGGAGCCCCTTTCGAGGGCTTGGGCAAAGTGTAcatctaccacggcagctccagGGGGCTCCTCAGACAGCCCCAGCAG gtAATACACGGAGAGAAGCTGGGACTGCCTGGCTTGGCCACCTTCGGCTACTCCCTGAGTGGGCAGATGGATGTGGATGAGAACCTCTACCCAGACCTGCTGGTGGGGAGCCTGTCAGACCATATCGTGCTGCTGCG GGCCCGGCCTGTCATCAACATTCTCCACAGGACCTTGGTGGCCAGGCCATCTGTACTGGACCCTGCACTCTGCACAACCACCTCCTG CGTGCAGGTGGAGCTGTGCTTTGCTTACAACCAGAGTGCCGGGGACCCCAACTACAGGCGGAACATCA CCCTGGCCTACACTCTGGAGGCCGACCGGGACCGCCGCCCACCCCGGCTCCGCTTTGCACGCAGTCAGTCAGCTATCTTCCATGGCTTCTTCTCCATGCCCGAGATGCGCTGCCAGACGCTGGAGCTGCTCCTGATG GACAACGTCCGTGACAAACTCCGACCCATCATCATCTCCATGAACTACTCTTTACCTTTGCGGATGCCTGAGCGCCCCCGACTGGGGCTTCGGTCCCTGGACGCCTACCCGGTCCTCAACCCGGCGCAGGCTCTGGAGAACCACACGGAG GTCCAGTTCCAGAAGGAGTGCGGGCCGGACAACAAGTGCGACAGCAACTTGCAGATGCAGGCGGCCTTCGTGTCTGAGCTGGGGCAGCGGCTGAGCAG GCTCCCGTACAGTAGAGACTTCCGAAAACTGCTGCTGAGCCTCAACTTGACCAACACCCCAAGCCGGGAGCGGGCTGGGGAAGACGCCCACGAGGCGCTGCTCACCCTGGCGGTGCCTCCCGCCCTGCTGCTGTCCTCAGTGCGCCCC CCTGGAGCTTGCCAAGCCAACGAGACCATGACCATCGTTTGCGAGCTGGGGAACCCCTTCAAACGGAACCAGAGG ATGGAGCTGCTCATTGCCTTCGAGGTCATTGGGGTGACCCTGCACACAAGGGAACTCCAGGCACAGCTGCAGCTCTCCAC GTCAAGTCACCAGGATGACCTGTGGCCCATAACCCTGACTCTGCTGGTGGACTACACACTCCAGGCCTCGCTCAGCAT GGTGAGTCACCGGCTACAAAGCTTCTTTGGGGGGACAGTGATGGGTGAGTCTGGCATGAAAACTGTGGAGGATGTGGGAAGCCCTCTCAAGTATGAGTTCCAG GTGGGCCCAGTGGGGGAAGGGCTGGCAGCCCTTGGTACCCTGATCCTGGGGCTGGAGTGGCCCTATGAAGTCAGCAATGGCAAGTGGCTGCTATACCCCACGGAGATCACGGTCCACGGCAGTGGGTCCTGGCACTGCCGGCCACCTGGAGACCTTGTCAACCCTCTCAACCTCACTCTCTCT GTTCCTGGGGACAGGCCGCCATCTCCACAACGCAGGCGGCGACAACTGGACCCCGGGGGAGGCCAGGGCCCCCTGCcggtcactctggctgctgccAAGAAAGCCAAGTCTGAGATCCAGCTG AGCTGTGGCGGTGACCACACCCGCTGTGTGTGGCTGGAGTGCCGGATTCCTGATGCCCCCGTCATCACCAACGTGACAGTGCAGGCACGAGTGTGGAACAGCACCTTCATCGAG GATTACAAAGACTTTGACCGAGTCAGGGTAGCCAGCTGGGCCACCCTGTTCCTCCGAACCAGCGTCCCCACCATCAACATGGAGAACAAGACGGTGCGG TTCTCCGTGGACATTGACTCTGAGCTGGTGGAGGAGCTGCCAGCTGAGATCGAGCTGTGGCTGGTGCTTGTGGCT TGCGGCTTCTTCAAGCGAGCCCGCACTCGGGCCCTGTATGAAGCTAAGAGGCAGAAGGCGGAGATGAAGAGCCAGCCATCAGAGACAGAGAGGCTGACGGACGACTACTGA
- the ITGA3 gene encoding integrin alpha-3 isoform X2, translating into MGPGPSRAARVLRPMFCALALMVAASDRVASAFNLDTRFLVVKEAGNPGSLFGYSVALHRQTERQQRYLLLAGAPRDLAVPDGYTNQTGAVYLCPLTAHKNDCERMDIAEKSDPDHHIIEDMWLGVTVASQGPAGRVLVCAHRYTQVLWSGSEDQRRMVGKCYVRGNDLELDPSDDWQTYHNEMCNSNTDYLETGMCQLGASGGFTQNTVYFGAPGAYNWKGNSYMIQRKDWDLSEYSYKDPADQGNLYIGYTMQVGSAVLHPTSTTIVTGAPRHQHVGAVFLLSQEAGGDLRRRQVLEGRQVGAYFGSAIALADLNNDGWQDLLVGAPYYFERKEEVGGAIYVFMNQAGTSFPAHPSLLLHGPSRSAFGFSVASIGDINQDGFQDVAVGAPFEGLGKVYIYHGSSRGLLRQPQQVIHGEKLGLPGLATFGYSLSGQMDVDENLYPDLLVGSLSDHIVLLRARPVINILHRTLVARPSVLDPALCTTTSCVQVELCFAYNQSAGDPNYRRNITLAYTLEADRDRRPPRLRFARSQSAIFHGFFSMPEMRCQTLELLLMDNVRDKLRPIIISMNYSLPLRMPERPRLGLRSLDAYPVLNPAQALENHTEVQFQKECGPDNKCDSNLQMQAAFVSELGQRLSRLPYSRDFRKLLLSLNLTNTPSRERAGEDAHEALLTLAVPPALLLSSVRPPGACQANETMTIVCELGNPFKRNQRMELLIAFEVIGVTLHTRELQAQLQLSTSSHQDDLWPITLTLLVDYTLQASLSMVSHRLQSFFGGTVMGESGMKTVEDVGSPLKYEFQVGPVGEGLAALGTLILGLEWPYEVSNGKWLLYPTEITVHGSGSWHCRPPGDLVNPLNLTLSVPGDRPPSPQRRRRQLDPGGGQGPLPVTLAAAKKAKSEIQLSCGGDHTRCVWLECRIPDAPVITNVTVQARVWNSTFIEDYKDFDRVRVASWATLFLRTSVPTINMENKTVRFSVDIDSELVEELPAEIELWLVLVAVSAGLLLLGLVILLLWKCGFFKRARTRALYEAKRQKAEMKSQPSETERLTDDY; encoded by the exons GCTCCTGGCTGGTGCCCCCCGGGACCTTGCTGTGCCTGATGGCTATACCAACCAGACCGGTGCTGTGTACCTGTGCCCACTCACTGCCCACAAGAACGACTGTGAACGGATGGACATTGCAGAGAAAA GTGACCCTGACCATCACATTATAGAGGACATGTGGCTCGGGGTGACTGTGGCCAGCCAGGGCCCTGCGGGCAGAGTCCTG GTCTGTGCCCACCGCTACACCCAGGTGTTGTGGTCGGGGTCGGAGGACCAGCGGCGCATGGTGGGCAAGTGCTATGTGAGGGGCAACGACCTGGAGCTGGACCCCAGCGATGACTGGCAGACCTACCACAACGAGATGTGCAACAGTAACACGGACTACCTGGAGACCGGCATGTGTCAGCTGGGCGCCAGCGGCGGCTTCACCCAAAACACTGTGTACTTTGGCGCTCCTGGTGCCTACAACTGGAAAG GAAACAGCTACATGATTCAGCGGAAGGACTGGGATTTATCCGAATATAGTTACAAGGACCCAGCGGACCAAGGCAACCTCTACATTG GCTACACGATGCAGGTGGGCAGTGCCGTCCTGCACCCTACGAGCACCACCATTGTGACGGGTGCCCCTCGGCACCAACATGTGGGCGCTGTCTTTTTGCTGAGCCAGGAGGCGGGTGGAGACCTGCGGAGGAGGCAGGTGCTGGAGGGCAGGCAGGTGGGCGCCTATTTTGGCAGTGCCATTGCCCTGGCAGACCTGAACAATGATGG GTGGCAGGACCTCCTGGTGGGTGCCCCCTATTACTTTGAGCGGAAAGAGGAGGTAGGGGGTGCCATTTATGTCTTCATGAACCAGGCAGGCACCTCCTTCCCggcccacccctccctccttcttcacGGCCCCAGTCGCTCTGCCTTTGGCTTCTCCGTGGCAAGCATCGGTGACATCAACCAGGATGGATTCCAGG ACGTTGCTGTGGGAGCCCCTTTCGAGGGCTTGGGCAAAGTGTAcatctaccacggcagctccagGGGGCTCCTCAGACAGCCCCAGCAG gtAATACACGGAGAGAAGCTGGGACTGCCTGGCTTGGCCACCTTCGGCTACTCCCTGAGTGGGCAGATGGATGTGGATGAGAACCTCTACCCAGACCTGCTGGTGGGGAGCCTGTCAGACCATATCGTGCTGCTGCG GGCCCGGCCTGTCATCAACATTCTCCACAGGACCTTGGTGGCCAGGCCATCTGTACTGGACCCTGCACTCTGCACAACCACCTCCTG CGTGCAGGTGGAGCTGTGCTTTGCTTACAACCAGAGTGCCGGGGACCCCAACTACAGGCGGAACATCA CCCTGGCCTACACTCTGGAGGCCGACCGGGACCGCCGCCCACCCCGGCTCCGCTTTGCACGCAGTCAGTCAGCTATCTTCCATGGCTTCTTCTCCATGCCCGAGATGCGCTGCCAGACGCTGGAGCTGCTCCTGATG GACAACGTCCGTGACAAACTCCGACCCATCATCATCTCCATGAACTACTCTTTACCTTTGCGGATGCCTGAGCGCCCCCGACTGGGGCTTCGGTCCCTGGACGCCTACCCGGTCCTCAACCCGGCGCAGGCTCTGGAGAACCACACGGAG GTCCAGTTCCAGAAGGAGTGCGGGCCGGACAACAAGTGCGACAGCAACTTGCAGATGCAGGCGGCCTTCGTGTCTGAGCTGGGGCAGCGGCTGAGCAG GCTCCCGTACAGTAGAGACTTCCGAAAACTGCTGCTGAGCCTCAACTTGACCAACACCCCAAGCCGGGAGCGGGCTGGGGAAGACGCCCACGAGGCGCTGCTCACCCTGGCGGTGCCTCCCGCCCTGCTGCTGTCCTCAGTGCGCCCC CCTGGAGCTTGCCAAGCCAACGAGACCATGACCATCGTTTGCGAGCTGGGGAACCCCTTCAAACGGAACCAGAGG ATGGAGCTGCTCATTGCCTTCGAGGTCATTGGGGTGACCCTGCACACAAGGGAACTCCAGGCACAGCTGCAGCTCTCCAC GTCAAGTCACCAGGATGACCTGTGGCCCATAACCCTGACTCTGCTGGTGGACTACACACTCCAGGCCTCGCTCAGCAT GGTGAGTCACCGGCTACAAAGCTTCTTTGGGGGGACAGTGATGGGTGAGTCTGGCATGAAAACTGTGGAGGATGTGGGAAGCCCTCTCAAGTATGAGTTCCAG GTGGGCCCAGTGGGGGAAGGGCTGGCAGCCCTTGGTACCCTGATCCTGGGGCTGGAGTGGCCCTATGAAGTCAGCAATGGCAAGTGGCTGCTATACCCCACGGAGATCACGGTCCACGGCAGTGGGTCCTGGCACTGCCGGCCACCTGGAGACCTTGTCAACCCTCTCAACCTCACTCTCTCT GTTCCTGGGGACAGGCCGCCATCTCCACAACGCAGGCGGCGACAACTGGACCCCGGGGGAGGCCAGGGCCCCCTGCcggtcactctggctgctgccAAGAAAGCCAAGTCTGAGATCCAGCTG AGCTGTGGCGGTGACCACACCCGCTGTGTGTGGCTGGAGTGCCGGATTCCTGATGCCCCCGTCATCACCAACGTGACAGTGCAGGCACGAGTGTGGAACAGCACCTTCATCGAG GATTACAAAGACTTTGACCGAGTCAGGGTAGCCAGCTGGGCCACCCTGTTCCTCCGAACCAGCGTCCCCACCATCAACATGGAGAACAAGACGGTGCGG TTCTCCGTGGACATTGACTCTGAGCTGGTGGAGGAGCTGCCAGCTGAGATCGAGCTGTGGCTGGTGCTTGTGGCTGTGAGTGCcgggctgctgctgctggggctgGTTATCCTCTTGCTGTGGAAG TGCGGCTTCTTCAAGCGAGCCCGCACTCGGGCCCTGTATGAAGCTAAGAGGCAGAAGGCGGAGATGAAGAGCCAGCCATCAGAGACAGAGAGGCTGACGGACGACTACTGA